The Acidobacteriota bacterium region GCGGTAACGAAAGATCCCGTTCACGATTGTTCCCTCTCGCCGCTCGATCCGCGGGTTCGCTTCATCCTTCCTCCTGGGGCAGCGGGGATAGGCAGTCGCCTGCCGGGCTACTCCTCGACGATATTCTTCTTATTCGACTTCGGTCCCATGATCTCGAGGTCGATGTCATCCGAAGCGAGGTCCTCGCTGTTCACGGTGCGGTAGAACTCGTTGTTGTCCATGAGGAAGAAGTGCGTGGCGTAGCGGTTGGGCTGCGGCTGCCGCCAGTCGGGGTAGCGTTCGCGAAAACGCCGCAGGTCCTCGGGCGAGCCTTTTACCGCCTTCAGGAAGGCGCGGCGCATCTCGGCGAACGCCGCGGTTTCCCTCGCGTTCTTCTCGCCGATGAAGGCCGGGTCGCGCGGCGTCAGCAGGATGATGACGGCCGATTCGCTCTCCAGGAGGGTTTTCTTCGAAAAGAAATACCTGAGGAGCGGGATGTCCATCAGGACCGGGACGCCTCCCCGCTCCAGATCCCTCTCCCGCTGGTTGAGACCGCTCAGGATGAGGGTCCTGCCGAGGGGGAGGACCGCCTCGCTGGTGACCGAGATCTTGTCGAAGGAATTCGGCCCGTCCGACTTTGCGGCAATGGCCGAGAGCGCGCTGGTGCGATTCGCCTCGATCGCTACCCGGACCAGCGGGACGCCGTTGGGCCCCGGCGTGCGCAGAAGGGTCGGCGTGACGAGGAGCGAGGTCCCGAAGGGGTACGGCTTGATGTCGCCGCTGTTGATCCCGGAAACCTCATAGACCAGTTCGCCGCCGACGAGAAAGCGGGCGGGCGTGCCGGAAAGCGTCGTGAGGTGCGGCCGGGCGAGGACGGCGACCTTTTCTTCCGAGGCGTTGGCGATGTTGACGACGTAATCCACCGACGCGCTGAAGATCCACCCCTGCTGGGAAAGGCCCGTCACCACCCCGGTCACGTCCGGCGGCGCGGAATAGCCGGTCCCGGGGTGCAGGTGGTCGGACGCGAAGTAGTTGAAATTCATGTTGACGGCGTCGAGCAGGTTGAAGCCTTCGCTCCGGTTTTTCAGCTTTTTCAGGGTGAAGATCACCGCGTCGATCTCGATCAGGCGGTGGGGGTCCCCGGCGTCGTCGGTGGTCAGGTTCAAAACCTCCGGAAACCGGGTGCCGCCCCCCGCCGCCCCGGCCTTCCCCTTGTCCGGGGTTTCCGCCGGCTTGCCGAGGACCCGGTCCAGCAGCAAGCGCTCCCTCGGGTTGCTCGTCCACCCGGTCAGGGTGAGCCGGCCGCCCCGCCGCTCGACCTTCACCCAGGGCAGGTCCCGGATCAACTCCCGGAGGTCCTCGGCTTCCCGGTCCTCGCCCGCGCCCTCCGCCGGGGTCCCGGCCGCCGGCGACGGCGCGGGTGCGAGCGCCTGGGCGGGGGCGTCGGCGGTCGGCCACGTCGGGGACGGCGCCGGCGCGCCCCCCGCGCCCGGGGCCGCCGTTGCCGCACGACCCGGCCGAAGCGCTTCCAGGCGATGCCGATACGCGGCGGCCGTGTCCGGAAGACCCGCCGCCTCGGCCAGGAGCCGGAGGTTCTCGAGCGCGACGGCATTGGACGGGTCCAGGCTCGACGCCTCCTCGTAGGTGGCGATGGTCAACTCCGGGAGCCCGGCCTGGTAATAGGCCTTGGCCAGGTTGTTCCAGGACGGGGCATGCCCGGGACGGACCGACACGGCGTTCTCGAGCAGGCGGGCGGCAACGAGCCACTCGCCCCGGGCCAGGAGCAGGGTCCCCAGGTTGTAGAGCGCCTCCGGGTGGGTGGTGTCGGACATCAGCGCCCGCTGGAAGGCCACCGCCGCCTGGTCGTGGACGCCCTTGCTCTCCAGGAGGCAGCCGAACAGGAAATGCGCCTTGGCGTCCAACGGGTTGTCGCGGAGCGCCAGCCTGACCTCCTGGGCGGCTTTTTCGGGGTTGCCCGCCCGGAGGGCGGCCCGCGCGGCCTGGTAGTGATCGGGGGACGGGGTGGCCGGGGCGGCGGGGGGTGGGGGGGCCTGTGCCGCCCAGGCCGCCGTCGTCGCCGCCAGCCACAGGGCCATAAGCAGGGAGACCGCCCGCGCCCGGCGCGGGCGGGTCGGCCCGCCGCGGCGGGGAACGCGCGGTCCGCAACGCAAGGCCTTGTCGTTCGTGCTTCTCATCCGGTCCCTCTCCCGTCGGAACAGCCGGGAGGAGCAGGGGCGGCGTCCCGCGATCAATCCCTGCTCCTCACCGGTTCATCGACCTTCATTTAACTTCCTCGATTTCGCCCGGCCGCC contains the following coding sequences:
- a CDS encoding tetratricopeptide repeat protein; translated protein: MRSTNDKALRCGPRVPRRGGPTRPRRARAVSLLMALWLAATTAAWAAQAPPPPAAPATPSPDHYQAARAALRAGNPEKAAQEVRLALRDNPLDAKAHFLFGCLLESKGVHDQAAVAFQRALMSDTTHPEALYNLGTLLLARGEWLVAARLLENAVSVRPGHAPSWNNLAKAYYQAGLPELTIATYEEASSLDPSNAVALENLRLLAEAAGLPDTAAAYRHRLEALRPGRAATAAPGAGGAPAPSPTWPTADAPAQALAPAPSPAAGTPAEGAGEDREAEDLRELIRDLPWVKVERRGGRLTLTGWTSNPRERLLLDRVLGKPAETPDKGKAGAAGGGTRFPEVLNLTTDDAGDPHRLIEIDAVIFTLKKLKNRSEGFNLLDAVNMNFNYFASDHLHPGTGYSAPPDVTGVVTGLSQQGWIFSASVDYVVNIANASEEKVAVLARPHLTTLSGTPARFLVGGELVYEVSGINSGDIKPYPFGTSLLVTPTLLRTPGPNGVPLVRVAIEANRTSALSAIAAKSDGPNSFDKISVTSEAVLPLGRTLILSGLNQRERDLERGGVPVLMDIPLLRYFFSKKTLLESESAVIILLTPRDPAFIGEKNARETAAFAEMRRAFLKAVKGSPEDLRRFRERYPDWRQPQPNRYATHFFLMDNNEFYRTVNSEDLASDDIDLEIMGPKSNKKNIVEE